The Raphanus sativus cultivar WK10039 chromosome 6, ASM80110v3, whole genome shotgun sequence sequence ttaaCTAACTCGGCTCCGAACACAAAATCTTAATAGAAGACCCAAAACACACAATCATGAATGTAGTCACTAGAGCTCATTCGAGCACCTCCAAACTTCATCTAAAAGAAATCTACCGAATTTTTCATAAGTTtcttatcaaaatttaaatttatgctATATTCATAGATCTTACAAATTCGatgataaattgtatttaaaaaaaaaaatttaaacgatCAAGGGTACGTACGAGTTTAAATAACGGCAACGAATATGAAATTTTTTGGTCTAAGACGaatatgaaattaattataCCATTATGGTTTTCACCTTTTAAGTTCGAGAAgataataaacataaatttcAAAACGATTTTGAAAGACAACGACTAGCTATAGAAGTCAAGAGAAGTTGATGAATTATTTCATGATTCATCACATATCATCACCACACCATATAACTCAATAtatcaagaaaacaataaagaaaagaaatgagtttaaaaaacaataaagaaaaaaaagaaaaaagaaaacaataaagaGAAATAACATAAGAATCAGGAATTCAAATacgaaaaaaaatcaacaagtCCATCATGGATATCCACGTCTCGCAAGATCAGAAGATGAGCCATCACCGTCTTTTTCTTGTGTAGCCGTACCGCATAAGCTAACATTTAACTCCACAAAATTTTGGTGCATCTGCTTCAACTCCTCCACGCTCGAGCCTTCATCATTCCACCACTTTTCTTCTAACTTCTTTTCACTTTTCGATTCCCtcaattgtttttctttctccTCTCCCATCTCTAACTCTTCAGCCAAATCAACAAACCGTTTCTTAAGTTCTTCGATCTTTTGTCTCTTATAAGCTTCCACCAGTGATCCAGCAGTATTGGTGTCGTCTTTCCCGGATGGTTCATTTCTCAAATGGCTCTTCACTCGACCAACAGCAACTTCCATAGACGGATGTGTGAATGTGTGAGGCTTTCCGGCTTGAGAGAAAACCAACAAAGCTGCTTCCACATCGCATTGCGCAACGATCTCGTTCAGCTTCTTTGAAATCCCAGCTTTACGTTTCGAAAACGTAGTCATTCTGTCTTCGTAGTCCTCCACTTCCCTCATCTCGATCTTTTGCTTTCCCTTTGTGTTTTTCATCGTCACGTTTTTGGAACCGGAGTGTTTGGTTTCTTATAGGTTATTTAGTTTTGTGTCTTGATAAAACCATGCACGTGCACAatatatttataggaaaatagATGTATAGAAAGCAAAGTTATTTTGTTTGGTAGACATTTAATGTTT is a genomic window containing:
- the LOC108807489 gene encoding agamous-like MADS-box protein AGL23, with protein sequence MKNTKGKQKIEMREVEDYEDRMTTFSKRKAGISKKLNEIVAQCDVEAALLVFSQAGKPHTFTHPSMEVAVGRVKSHLRNEPSGKDDTNTAGSLVEAYKRQKIEELKKRFVDLAEELEMGEEKEKQLRESKSEKKLEEKWWNDEGSSVEELKQMHQNFVELNVSLCGTATQEKDGDGSSSDLARRGYP